The Clostridium beijerinckii genomic sequence TCACCTGTTTGTAATGAACAAATATTTGAGCAGATAGAACAGAATTTTGGAACTCTTCAGAACTCAAAAATTAAACATGGTAATGGACCAGCTGTGTATTATAACTTATCAGATTTTAAAGGAAGTATTGGCTTTATAAGTGCAATTTCAAATGAATTTTGTGATACTTGTAATCGTATTCGATTGACTGCTGATGGAAATCTGAAATTATGTCTTCATTATAATAAGGGAGTTGCATTAAAGCCTCTTCTACGTAGTGGAATAAGTAAAGAACAATTAAAAAGAGTTATTGAAAATGCAATATATAATAAACCAAGTCACCATGGTTTTAATAGCAGTGACACGGAAAATATAGAATTAAAAAACATGGTTCAAATAGGAGGATAAATACTGTTGGAAAAGTTATAGCAGTATGCATCAATAGAATGAAAAACTTAGGAAGTATAAGATAGGAGAATAAGAAAAATGGAACTAACTCATATAAATGAAGAAGGAAGAGCAAGAATGGTTGATGTATCTGAAAAAATTGACACTGTACGGGAAGCAGTAGCAATTGGAACAGTTTCCATGAAAAGAGAAACCATTGAAAGAATAAAAGAAGGTACTATTTCAAAAGGGGATGTATTATCAGTAGCGCAGGTAGGAGGTATAATGGGTGCTAAAAATACTCCGCAAATAATACCAATGTGCCATCCTATAATGATATCTGGCTGTGATATAAGTTTTCGAATTGACGTTGAAAACAATAAAATTGAAATAACTGCAACTACTAAGACTGTAGGGAAGACAGGCATTGAGATGGAGGCCCTTACTGCTGTATCCACTGCAGCATTAACTATTTATGATATGTGTAAGGCTATTGATAGGGAAATGGTCATAAACAATATTATGCTTGTAAAAAAAAGTGGAGGGAAATCAGGCATATTTGAAAGGAAGGGATTATGATGAGTAAGGTTATTGCAGTGAATATAAGTGAGAAAAAAGGTGTTATAAAACATCCTATAGAAAAAGGTTTTTTTAGAGTTAATCATGGTCTCGATGGGGATGCTCATGCAGGAGAGTGGCATAGGCAGGTAAGTTTGCTTGGAACTGAAAGTATTGATAAAATGAAATCATCAGGAGTCGAAGGACTTACTCCAGGAAAGTTTGCTGAAAACATTACTACTGAGGGAATAGTTTTATATGAACTTCCTATAGGAACAAAGCTTAAAATTGGGGATGTTATGCTAGAAGTTACTCAGATAGGAAAGGAATGTCATTTGGGCTGCGAAATTAGAAAATTGGTAGGAGATTGTGTAATGCCTAGGGAAGGAATATTTACTAAAGTACTAGAAGAGGGGTATATTAAAGCTGGAGATAATATTATAATAGTTTAAAATAAGAAAAATAACAATTCAAGTTATATTTTTGAATTGTTATTTTTTTCACTATATTAAGCTATTCCATAACCATATTTTTCAAAAATCTTTTTACAAGTATCAGTAAATAAGAAATCTTCAAATGCTTTTGCGGCATCAGCATTTTTGCTAGCCTTAATTATTCCGATTGGATATGTAATCGGTGAATGCTTGTCCTCTGCTATTGTTTCTATAATTTTAGCATCTTTACTGCTTAACGCATCACTTTTATATACAAATCCAACTTCAGCATTTCCAGAAGTCGACCAGGCAAGTACTTCTTTTACATCTTTTGCAAAAACAAGTTTTGATGAAATAGAATCTTTAATACCAAGCTTAGTGAAAACTTCATCAGCATATTGTCCAGCTGGTACACTTTTAGGTTCCCCAACAGCTATCTTTTTAACCTTATCACTTGTTAGATCAGAAAGACCGCTTATAGTAGTGTCTTTAGGTCCGACTAAAACTAAATCATTTTTAACTAAGTCTTTTTTAGTATTTTCAAGTAATAAAGATTTGCTGTCTAATGCTTTCATTTGGCTTTGACCAGCTGAAATGAAGATATCACAAGGGGCACCTTGTTCTATTTGTTGCTGTAGAGATCCAGAAGCACCATAGTTAACAGTTAAAGTAACATTTGGAGCAGTCTTTTTATATTCGTCTTGTATATCTGTCAGTGCTTCTTTTAAACTAGCAGCAGCGGAAATGTTTAATTCTATTGAAGCTTCAGTAGCAGATTCCTTTTGTGGAGTAGTTGATGCCTTTTGAGCTCCGCAACCAATAAGTGACGTTGTTAATAAAACAGTTACTAAACTAAATAATCCTATTTTCTTTTTCATAAATAAAACCTCACATTCATAAAAATATTTCTATTATAATTATGTTTTGTTACGTTTGGATATGTTTCATTACGTTTTGCTTGTTGATTATTATACTAGCATTTATTTATAAGAAAAA encodes the following:
- the moaC gene encoding cyclic pyranopterin monophosphate synthase MoaC, with protein sequence MELTHINEEGRARMVDVSEKIDTVREAVAIGTVSMKRETIERIKEGTISKGDVLSVAQVGGIMGAKNTPQIIPMCHPIMISGCDISFRIDVENNKIEITATTKTVGKTGIEMEALTAVSTAALTIYDMCKAIDREMVINNIMLVKKSGGKSGIFERKGL
- the modA gene encoding molybdate ABC transporter substrate-binding protein — translated: MKKKIGLFSLVTVLLTTSLIGCGAQKASTTPQKESATEASIELNISAAASLKEALTDIQDEYKKTAPNVTLTVNYGASGSLQQQIEQGAPCDIFISAGQSQMKALDSKSLLLENTKKDLVKNDLVLVGPKDTTISGLSDLTSDKVKKIAVGEPKSVPAGQYADEVFTKLGIKDSISSKLVFAKDVKEVLAWSTSGNAEVGFVYKSDALSSKDAKIIETIAEDKHSPITYPIGIIKASKNADAAKAFEDFLFTDTCKKIFEKYGYGIA
- a CDS encoding MOSC domain-containing protein, whose protein sequence is MSKVIAVNISEKKGVIKHPIEKGFFRVNHGLDGDAHAGEWHRQVSLLGTESIDKMKSSGVEGLTPGKFAENITTEGIVLYELPIGTKLKIGDVMLEVTQIGKECHLGCEIRKLVGDCVMPREGIFTKVLEEGYIKAGDNIIIV